Proteins from one Amycolatopsis benzoatilytica AK 16/65 genomic window:
- a CDS encoding non-ribosomal peptide synthetase, whose translation MRLFAPLSSGQQRLWTVSQLDGAGAAYNESMAFALRGPLDREALQRAFAALADRHEALRTRIVVEDGSPVQVVEPAGHGFPLIVTEVAGRPEEVVERELTAPFDLTRAPLARARLLVLGEADHVLLITVQHAVFDGWSRNVLLRELGALYSAQQPGDPARPYREHSQVQQDWLAGDGPAPHEKYWREQLGEVPPVLELPADRPRPAQQDYRGARVPVSLGPDLTARLKTVAREHGVTLYSTILTGWFILLSRLSAQKDLVVGVPTANRGGEYAETIGFFVNTLAVRAELDRAPTAGALLKQVRATLRAAIDHAELPFERVVELVNPPRSPAHTPLFQTMFAWVPTMHDLLDLPGVGAEPLDIEHAPAKFDLALGLADEQGDVRGHLDYAVALFDQATIERYARYLVRVLDQLASRPEADITSYELLNDAERQEILTAWSTSPRGECRPGGLADRFTGHADAAPDAPALVCDGQTLAYGELDRRSTKLANALRERGAKPGTVVGIHSGRSVELVVAVLGVLKTGAAYLPLDPAQPPARRAAMVEDARPVLVLDGDIPALEADGDETRRPVATGLGDTAYVIYTSGSTGRPKGVAVSHRSVLALFDQWLDRFGATPGEATSAWSSIGFDASVHELLLPLTSGAVLHVVPEAIRPDPAALMAWLREHRVVQAFLPPAYIRWIDEDPGRAAGLALRQALTGVEPLPEAALARFAAALPGLRICFGYGPTEATLYATACFDPQLVDRPAPIGRPLPGSRLYLLDERRRPVPPGVAGEVFLAGECLARGYLHRPDLTAERFVADPFVPGERMYRTGDLARWRPDGQAEYVGRLDDQIKLRGFRIEPGEVTAALLAVPGVREAAVLVDREGEPRLVAGVAGGERTPHEWRAALAGRLPDYMIPSVFAEFDRLPVNRSGKLDRDAVLARARTNAPAAVNTAAPRDHVELALLRIWRNLLLHPAIGVSDDFFDVGGTSISAIKLAHAIGTEFGRELPIRDVLVHPTIEAQAALLRADRPAGDDGSLIEFRRGAGQARVVCVHPAGGTAFCYLPLSALLPEEAGVVGIQSPGLNPGEELLPSVEAMAEEYLRLVDPRPEETLVLCGLSYGGLVAYEMGRRLAARDSRVSVVLLDTNATDDPAGRAAIAPVSAAEFRDKLVRFNGMYPGIEDAQIERYHRTYNHNRLTAREHDPGETRARVVFVQAVGEDPLPDAAQFWHRRARGEFEVIPADCGHWDMLESDALPLVAKVITAELAGR comes from the coding sequence ATGCGCCTGTTCGCACCGTTGTCGTCCGGACAGCAGCGTCTTTGGACTGTTTCCCAGCTGGACGGGGCCGGCGCGGCCTACAACGAATCGATGGCCTTCGCCCTGCGGGGGCCGCTGGACCGCGAAGCCCTGCAACGAGCCTTCGCCGCGCTCGCCGACCGGCACGAGGCGTTGCGCACTCGGATCGTCGTGGAAGACGGCAGTCCGGTCCAGGTCGTCGAACCGGCCGGGCACGGGTTCCCGCTCATCGTCACCGAGGTCGCCGGTCGGCCGGAAGAAGTGGTGGAGCGGGAGCTGACCGCGCCGTTCGACCTGACGCGGGCTCCGCTGGCCCGCGCCCGGTTGCTCGTGCTGGGCGAAGCCGACCACGTCCTGCTCATCACCGTGCAGCACGCCGTTTTCGACGGCTGGTCCCGAAACGTGCTGCTGCGCGAACTGGGCGCGTTGTACTCGGCGCAGCAGCCTGGCGATCCGGCGCGGCCGTATCGCGAGCATTCCCAGGTGCAGCAGGACTGGCTCGCCGGCGACGGACCAGCGCCGCACGAGAAGTACTGGCGGGAGCAGCTCGGCGAAGTCCCGCCGGTGCTCGAACTGCCCGCCGACCGCCCGCGCCCGGCTCAGCAGGACTATCGCGGCGCACGGGTACCGGTTTCCCTTGGTCCAGACCTCACCGCCCGGCTGAAGACGGTGGCACGCGAGCACGGCGTCACGCTCTACTCCACGATCCTGACCGGCTGGTTCATTCTGCTGTCCCGGCTGTCCGCGCAGAAGGACCTCGTCGTCGGCGTCCCGACTGCCAACCGCGGCGGCGAGTACGCGGAGACGATCGGCTTCTTCGTCAACACCCTGGCGGTGCGGGCCGAACTCGACCGGGCACCCACCGCAGGCGCGCTGCTCAAGCAGGTCCGCGCCACGCTGCGGGCCGCGATCGACCACGCGGAGCTGCCGTTCGAACGGGTCGTGGAGCTGGTGAACCCGCCGCGCAGCCCGGCGCACACCCCGCTGTTCCAGACGATGTTCGCCTGGGTGCCGACCATGCACGATCTGCTGGACTTGCCCGGAGTCGGGGCGGAGCCGCTCGACATCGAGCACGCTCCGGCGAAGTTCGACCTCGCGCTCGGTCTCGCCGACGAGCAGGGCGACGTCCGCGGGCACCTCGATTACGCGGTCGCGCTGTTCGACCAAGCCACCATCGAGCGGTACGCGCGCTATCTCGTGCGGGTGCTCGACCAGCTGGCTTCCCGGCCGGAAGCCGACATCACCAGCTACGAGCTGCTGAACGACGCCGAGCGCCAGGAGATCCTCACGGCCTGGAGCACCAGCCCGCGCGGCGAATGCCGTCCCGGCGGCCTGGCCGACCGGTTCACCGGGCACGCCGATGCCGCCCCCGACGCTCCTGCGCTGGTGTGCGACGGCCAAACTCTCGCCTACGGCGAGCTGGACCGGCGTTCCACGAAGCTGGCGAACGCTCTGCGCGAGCGCGGAGCGAAACCGGGCACCGTGGTGGGCATCCACAGTGGACGGTCGGTCGAGCTGGTGGTCGCGGTGCTGGGCGTGCTGAAGACTGGCGCGGCTTACCTCCCGCTCGACCCGGCTCAACCGCCCGCCCGGCGGGCGGCGATGGTCGAGGACGCGCGTCCGGTGCTGGTCCTGGACGGCGACATCCCAGCCCTGGAAGCCGACGGCGACGAGACCCGAAGACCAGTCGCGACCGGCCTCGGCGATACCGCCTACGTCATCTACACCTCCGGCTCGACCGGGCGTCCGAAGGGCGTCGCGGTGTCCCACCGCAGTGTCCTCGCCCTGTTCGACCAGTGGCTGGACCGGTTCGGCGCGACGCCCGGCGAGGCGACCTCGGCCTGGTCGAGCATCGGTTTCGACGCGTCGGTGCACGAACTCCTGCTGCCGCTGACGAGCGGCGCGGTACTGCACGTCGTGCCCGAGGCCATCCGCCCTGATCCGGCCGCGCTGATGGCGTGGCTGCGGGAACACCGGGTGGTGCAAGCGTTTCTGCCGCCTGCCTACATCCGATGGATCGACGAGGACCCGGGCCGGGCGGCCGGGCTCGCGCTGCGCCAGGCCCTGACCGGAGTGGAACCGCTGCCGGAGGCCGCGCTGGCCCGGTTCGCTGCCGCGTTGCCTGGCTTGCGGATCTGTTTCGGGTACGGACCGACCGAAGCCACGCTGTACGCCACCGCCTGCTTCGATCCGCAGCTGGTCGACCGGCCGGCCCCGATCGGACGGCCGTTGCCCGGGTCGCGGCTGTACCTGCTCGACGAGCGACGCCGCCCGGTTCCGCCGGGTGTGGCGGGCGAGGTGTTTCTGGCCGGCGAGTGCCTGGCGCGCGGCTATCTGCATCGTCCGGACCTGACGGCCGAGCGGTTCGTCGCGGATCCGTTCGTGCCCGGCGAACGCATGTATCGCACCGGCGACCTGGCTCGATGGCGTCCGGACGGCCAAGCCGAGTACGTCGGGCGTCTAGACGACCAGATCAAGCTGCGCGGTTTTCGCATCGAGCCCGGCGAGGTGACGGCGGCGCTGCTGGCCGTGCCCGGGGTCCGCGAGGCGGCGGTGCTGGTGGACCGCGAAGGCGAGCCGCGGCTCGTCGCGGGCGTGGCCGGCGGCGAGCGGACTCCGCACGAATGGCGCGCCGCGCTCGCCGGCCGGCTGCCGGATTACATGATCCCGTCGGTGTTCGCGGAGTTCGACCGGTTGCCGGTGAACCGCAGCGGCAAGCTCGACCGCGACGCGGTGCTGGCGCGGGCTCGGACGAACGCGCCCGCCGCCGTCAACACCGCCGCGCCGCGTGATCACGTCGAGCTGGCGCTGCTGCGGATCTGGCGGAATCTGTTGCTGCACCCCGCGATCGGCGTCTCGGACGACTTCTTCGACGTCGGCGGCACGTCGATCTCGGCGATCAAACTGGCGCACGCCATCGGCACGGAGTTCGGCCGCGAGCTGCCGATCCGCGACGTCCTCGTGCACCCGACCATCGAGGCGCAGGCGGCACTGCTGCGCGCGGACCGGCCGGCGGGCGACGACGGCAGCCTCATCGAGTTCCGCCGCGGGGCCGGCCAGGCGCGCGTGGTGTGCGTGCACCCGGCGGGCGGGACCGCGTTCTGCTACCTGCCGCTCAGCGCGCTGCTGCCCGAGGAGGCCGGCGTCGTCGGCATCCAGTCTCCGGGGCTGAACCCGGGGGAGGAGCTGCTGCCGAGCGTCGAAGCGATGGCGGAGGAGTACCTGCGGCTGGTCGACCCGCGGCCGGAAGAAACCCTGGTCCTTTGCGGACTCTCCTACGGCGGGCTGGTCGCCTACGAAATGGGACGGCGGCTGGCTGCCCGCGACTCCCGGGTCAGCGTCGTGCTGCTCGACACCAACGCCACCGACGACCCGGCCGGCCGGGCCGCGATCGCGCCGGTCTCCGCCGCCGAGTTCCGCGACAAGCTGGTGCGGTTCAACGGAATGTATCCCGGCATCGAAGACGCCCAGATCGAGCGTTACCACCGCACGTACAACCACAACCGGCTGACCGCACGCGAGCACGACCCCGGTGAGACGCGGGCGCGCGTCGTGTTCGTCCAGGCGGTCGGCGAGGACCCGCTGCCGGACGCCGCGCAGTTCTGGCACCGTCGCGCTCGCGGCGAGTTCGAGGTGATCCCAGCCGATTGCGGGCACTGGGACATGCTCGAAAGCGACGCGCTGCCGCTGGTCGCCAAGGTCATCACGGCCGAGCTGGCGGGCCGATGA